In Acidobacteriota bacterium, the genomic window CAGCCTGCTCGAGGCGGTCTACTGCGCCTGTTACACCAAGTCGTTCCGGACCCACCGCCTGGAGGAGTGCGTCCGCCACGGCGAGGGGGAGTTCCAACTCCGCTGCCGGGTGGCGCGGGCGCCGCTGCCGCGGGTGCTGGACGTGCGGGTGGGGCCGGCGGGCAAGGAGCTCCGCCTCGACGAGAAGGCGGCCGACGTCACCGATTTTCTCGACACCGCCGCCATCCTCTGCATCACCGCCTCCCACCTGCGGGTGATCACGGAGGGGCCTGACGCGCGCCGCCGGTTCTTCGACGGCCTGCTGGTCCTGTTCCGCCCCGAATACCTGCACCGCCTGGCCGCCTACCGGCGCGTGGTGCGTCACCGGAACGCATTGCTGCGCCCGGGTGCCGCCGCCGCCGCGGTCCTGGAGCCGTGGGACCGCAAGCTCGTGCAGACCGCGCGGGCGCTCGTCCACCACCGCGAGAGCTTTCTCGCGGAGCTCGGGGCGGCCGACCTGCGCGACCGCTTCTCGACGGCGGCGGTGGCGGTGCGCTACGCGCCGTCGCTCGCGGCCGAACTGCTGGCCGACGAGGAGGCGGCCGTCGCCCACCTGGCGCTGCACCGGGAGCGGGCGCTGCAGGCGGGCCGGAGCCTGTACGGCCCCCATCTCGACCGGTTCGACTTCCACCTCGACGGGCGCAACGTCCGCCGGTACGCTTCCTCCGGGCAGAAGCGCAGCGTGCTCCTCAGCGTCTACCTCCAGGTGATGGACCTGTACCGGGAGCGGCGGGGCTTCTTCCCGGTGGTCATGATCGACGATGTGGATATGGAGCTCGACCTCGAGCGCCTGCGGGTACTGCTGAGCCAACTCGACGCCAAAACCCAGATCTTCCTCCCCTCCTCGAAGCCGGAAATTTTCACCGCCATGCTTCCCGCCTGCGAGGTTTTTCAGATCGAAGCGGGTGGGGTCCGTAAAACTTAAATTTTCAACAAGTTACAATTACAGTTTCGGCGATTTTCCGCTTCGTTTTCAGGCCGCCGCCGTGGTATAATCCTCCGTTTAAATTTGTGATTTGGACAAGGCAATTTCTCTATGGCCAACGACGAAAAAAACCAGGCGGCGGCTCGTAACGGCAACGGCGCGGACAGCTACACCGCCGAAAGCATCGAGGTGCTCGAGGGCCTGCAGGCGGTCCGCCTGCGCCCCGGCATGTACATCGGCACCACCGGCCTCGAGGGGCTGCACCACCTGGTCTACGAGCTCGTGGACAACTCGGTGGACGAGGCCATGGCCGGCTACTGCACCGAGATCAAGGTGACCATCCACCTCGACAACACGGTCACCGTCGAGGACAACGGCCGCGGCATCCCCGTGGACATGCACGAGAAGGGCAAATCGGCGGCCGAGATCGTCATGACCACCCTGCACGCCGGCGGCAAGTTCCACAACACCGCCTACAAGGTCAGCGGCGGGCTGCACGGCGTGGGCGCCTCGGTGGTGAACGCGCTGTCCGAGTGGATGGAGCTGGAGATCTGGCGCCAGGGCAAGGTGTATCAGCAGTACTACGAACAGGGCGATCCGAAGACCGAGTTCGCCGAAGTGGGTGTGACCAACCGCACGGGCACCAAGGTGCGGTTCAAGCCGGACGAGACCATCTTCGAGGAGATCAACTTCAACTTCGACGCGCTCTCCCAGCGCCTCCGCGAGCTGGCCTTCCTCAACCGCGGCCTCAAGATCATCATCGAGGATGAGCGCGAGGACAAG contains:
- the recF gene encoding DNA replication and repair protein RecF (All proteins in this family for which functions are known are DNA-binding proteins that assist the filamentation of RecA onto DNA for the initiation of recombination or recombinational repair.) — translated: SLLEAVYCACYTKSFRTHRLEECVRHGEGEFQLRCRVARAPLPRVLDVRVGPAGKELRLDEKAADVTDFLDTAAILCITASHLRVITEGPDARRRFFDGLLVLFRPEYLHRLAAYRRVVRHRNALLRPGAAAAAVLEPWDRKLVQTARALVHHRESFLAELGAADLRDRFSTAAVAVRYAPSLAAELLADEEAAVAHLALHRERALQAGRSLYGPHLDRFDFHLDGRNVRRYASSGQKRSVLLSVYLQVMDLYRERRGFFPVVMIDDVDMELDLERLRVLLSQLDAKTQIFLPSSKPEIFTAMLPACEVFQIEAGGVRKT